From the Excalfactoria chinensis isolate bCotChi1 chromosome 1, bCotChi1.hap2, whole genome shotgun sequence genome, one window contains:
- the TXNRD1 gene encoding thioredoxin reductase 1, cytoplasmic isoform X2 produces the protein MNGHTSVPHSYDYDLIVIGGGSGGLAAAKEAAKYEKKVMVLDFVTPTPLGNSWGLGGTCVNVGCIPKKLMHQAALLGQALQDSRKFGWQFTEEVKHNWMTMTESVQNYIGSLNWGYRVALREKKVTYENAYGEFVGPHTVKATNKRGVEKLYTAERFLIATGERPRYLGIPGDKEYCISSDDLFSLPYCPGKTLVVGASYVALECAGFLAGLGLDVTVMVRSILLRGFDQDMANKIGEYMEEHGIKFIREFVPIKVEQIEEGTPGRLKVTAKSTKDDQIIEEEYNTVLLAIGRDACTRKIGLDKVGVKINEKTGKIPVDDMEQTNVPYIYAIGDILQDRLELTPVAIQAGRLLVQRLYSGSTIKCDYVNVPTTVFTPLEYGACGYSEENAIQKFGEENIEVYHSHFWPLEWTVPSRDNNKCYAKIICNIQDNERVVGFHVLGPNAGEVTQGFAAAMKCGLTKEQLDSTIGIHPVCAEVFTTLSITKRSGENTLQSGC, from the exons ATGAATGGGCATACATCAGTGCCCCATTCCTATGACTATGACCTCATTGTCATCGGTGGAGGCTCAGGTGGTCTGGCTGCTGCCAAG GAGGCTGccaaatatgaaaagaaagtgATGGTCCTAGACTTTGTAACACCTACGCCTCTGGGAAATTCATGGG gTCTTGGAGGAACATGTGTAAATGTGGGCTGTATACCAAAAAAACTGATGCACCAGGCAGCTTTACTGGGACAAGCCTTGCAAGATTCACGCAAGTTTGGATGGCAGTTTACAGAAGAag TGAAACACAACTGGATGACTATGACAGAATCTGTTCAGAATTACATCGGCTCACTGAACTGGGGCTACCGGGTAGCactgagagagaagaaagttaCGTATGAGAATGCATATGGAGAATTTGTTGGGCCACACACAGTAAAG GCAACAAATAAAAGAGGAGTTGAAAAACTGTACACAGCTGAGAGGTTTCTCATTGCCACTGGTGAAAGGCCACGCTACCTGGGTATCCCTGGAGACAAGGAATACTGCATTAGCAG CGATGATCTTTTCTCCCTGCCTTACTGTCCAGGGAAAACCCTGGTGGTTGGAGCTTCCTATGTTGCCTTGGAATGTGCAGGATTTCTTGCAGGTCTTGGATTAGATGTCACTGTAATGGTGAGATCCATTCTTTTAAGAGGATTTGACCAGGACATGGCAAACAAAATTGGTGAATATATGGAAGAGCATGGAATCAAATTTATTAGAGAATTTGTTCCAATCAAG GTTGAACAGATTGAAGAAGGAACTCCTGGAAGACTGAAAGTTACAGCCAAGTCCACAAAGGATGACCAAATAATTGAAGAGGAATACAATACT gtgTTGCTAGCAATTGGAAGAGATGCATGTACAAGAAAAATTGGTTTGGACAAAGTTGGAGTGAAAATCAATGAAAA AACGGGAAAAATACCTGTCGATGACATGGAGCAAACAAATGTGCCGTATATTTATGCTATTGGAGATATACTGCAGGACAGGCTGGAACTCACACCAGTGGCAATCCAGGCAGGAAGACTGTTAGTTCAAAGACTTTACTCTGGGTCAACCATTAAG TGTGACTATGTGAATGTTCCCACCACAGTGTTCACTCCTTTAGAGTATGGAGCTTGCGGATATTCTGAAGAGAATGCAATACAGAAGTTTGGGGAAGAAAACATTGAG GTGTACCATAGTCATTTCTGGCCACTGGAATGGACTGTACCGTCCAGAGACAACAACAAATGCTATGCAAAGATCATTTGCAATATTCAAGATAAT GAGAGGGTCGTTGGTTTCCATGTCCTCGGTCCAAATGCTGGAGAAGTCACCCAGGGCTTTGCAGCAGCTATGAAATGTGGATTGACCAAAGAACAGTTGGACAGCACTATAGGGATTCATCCAGTCTGTGCAGAG GTATTCACCACTCTGTCCATCACCAAACGTTCTGGTGAAAATACCCTTCAGTCTGGTTGCTGA
- the TXNRD1 gene encoding thioredoxin reductase 1, cytoplasmic isoform X1, translating into MGSAPRKSQAARQARSDGARQAHKEDKPQKLLKMNGHTSVPHSYDYDLIVIGGGSGGLAAAKEAAKYEKKVMVLDFVTPTPLGNSWGLGGTCVNVGCIPKKLMHQAALLGQALQDSRKFGWQFTEEVKHNWMTMTESVQNYIGSLNWGYRVALREKKVTYENAYGEFVGPHTVKATNKRGVEKLYTAERFLIATGERPRYLGIPGDKEYCISSDDLFSLPYCPGKTLVVGASYVALECAGFLAGLGLDVTVMVRSILLRGFDQDMANKIGEYMEEHGIKFIREFVPIKVEQIEEGTPGRLKVTAKSTKDDQIIEEEYNTVLLAIGRDACTRKIGLDKVGVKINEKTGKIPVDDMEQTNVPYIYAIGDILQDRLELTPVAIQAGRLLVQRLYSGSTIKCDYVNVPTTVFTPLEYGACGYSEENAIQKFGEENIEVYHSHFWPLEWTVPSRDNNKCYAKIICNIQDNERVVGFHVLGPNAGEVTQGFAAAMKCGLTKEQLDSTIGIHPVCAEVFTTLSITKRSGENTLQSGC; encoded by the exons GCTCATAAAGAAGACAAGCCTCAGAAACTGCTAAAAATGAATGGGCATACATCAGTGCCCCATTCCTATGACTATGACCTCATTGTCATCGGTGGAGGCTCAGGTGGTCTGGCTGCTGCCAAG GAGGCTGccaaatatgaaaagaaagtgATGGTCCTAGACTTTGTAACACCTACGCCTCTGGGAAATTCATGGG gTCTTGGAGGAACATGTGTAAATGTGGGCTGTATACCAAAAAAACTGATGCACCAGGCAGCTTTACTGGGACAAGCCTTGCAAGATTCACGCAAGTTTGGATGGCAGTTTACAGAAGAag TGAAACACAACTGGATGACTATGACAGAATCTGTTCAGAATTACATCGGCTCACTGAACTGGGGCTACCGGGTAGCactgagagagaagaaagttaCGTATGAGAATGCATATGGAGAATTTGTTGGGCCACACACAGTAAAG GCAACAAATAAAAGAGGAGTTGAAAAACTGTACACAGCTGAGAGGTTTCTCATTGCCACTGGTGAAAGGCCACGCTACCTGGGTATCCCTGGAGACAAGGAATACTGCATTAGCAG CGATGATCTTTTCTCCCTGCCTTACTGTCCAGGGAAAACCCTGGTGGTTGGAGCTTCCTATGTTGCCTTGGAATGTGCAGGATTTCTTGCAGGTCTTGGATTAGATGTCACTGTAATGGTGAGATCCATTCTTTTAAGAGGATTTGACCAGGACATGGCAAACAAAATTGGTGAATATATGGAAGAGCATGGAATCAAATTTATTAGAGAATTTGTTCCAATCAAG GTTGAACAGATTGAAGAAGGAACTCCTGGAAGACTGAAAGTTACAGCCAAGTCCACAAAGGATGACCAAATAATTGAAGAGGAATACAATACT gtgTTGCTAGCAATTGGAAGAGATGCATGTACAAGAAAAATTGGTTTGGACAAAGTTGGAGTGAAAATCAATGAAAA AACGGGAAAAATACCTGTCGATGACATGGAGCAAACAAATGTGCCGTATATTTATGCTATTGGAGATATACTGCAGGACAGGCTGGAACTCACACCAGTGGCAATCCAGGCAGGAAGACTGTTAGTTCAAAGACTTTACTCTGGGTCAACCATTAAG TGTGACTATGTGAATGTTCCCACCACAGTGTTCACTCCTTTAGAGTATGGAGCTTGCGGATATTCTGAAGAGAATGCAATACAGAAGTTTGGGGAAGAAAACATTGAG GTGTACCATAGTCATTTCTGGCCACTGGAATGGACTGTACCGTCCAGAGACAACAACAAATGCTATGCAAAGATCATTTGCAATATTCAAGATAAT GAGAGGGTCGTTGGTTTCCATGTCCTCGGTCCAAATGCTGGAGAAGTCACCCAGGGCTTTGCAGCAGCTATGAAATGTGGATTGACCAAAGAACAGTTGGACAGCACTATAGGGATTCATCCAGTCTGTGCAGAG GTATTCACCACTCTGTCCATCACCAAACGTTCTGGTGAAAATACCCTTCAGTCTGGTTGCTGA